The stretch of DNA GGTATGATGACGATGATCCTGTTGAGCTTGATGACACACCAGATAGCCCCAAGCTGTGTTTCAATCTTGTACCTATACCGCCGAATGCTCCAGCTAGTTTCCATCCTGCTTTGCAAGTCACTAAGCATGCTTCATGCCCTTGCCACCTATCACTGCATCCTTTAACATGTGGCTCCTCATCATTGCTACAATCTCCACCTATGATGTGTCCCTCCTCCAACAGAGCTTGCCTTTCGGTTAAACTGACTCATGAACGCGCAACCGACTTGGTCTTAGTTGCTAGCCCCAATGGACCACACTTAAGGCTTCTCAAACAAGCAATGGCTCTTGTGGTTTTTAGCCTCAGACACATTGACCGCTTAGCCATTGTTACATACTCCTCAGCTGCAGCTCGTGTCTTCCCCCTAAGGCGCATGACATCCTATGGAAAGCGCACAGCCCTCCAAGTTATTGACCGGTTATTCTACATGGGCCAAGCCGATCCGGTCGAAGGGTTGAAGAAAGGAATCAAGATACTCGAGGACCGGATGCACAAGAACCCTGAGTCTTGCATCCTTCACTTGTCTGATAATCCCACAAGACCATACCATGCAATAAGCATGGAACTTCCATCCACTCCCATTCATAGATTCCATGTTGGATTTGGCTTTGGCACTTCAAGTGGCTTTGTCATACAAGAATTCGAGGAGTTCCTGGCTAAGATGTTGGGCGGCATTGTCCGGGAGATCCAACTTCGGATATGCGGGGCCGGGGAGGAAGTCGGAAGTGGAAGAGTCATAAGAATTGGAGAGATAAGAGGTGGAGAAGAGAGGAGAATACTATTAGACCTTGGTGATTGCACACATGTGTATGTGGAATATAGCTACATTGAAGGTGAGATTGATGAGTGTGTTAGAAGAACTGGGGAAACAGTTGTAGGTGTTGGAGAGCACAAGGGTGAAGATGATGTTAGAGAAGGTGGTGGCGGCAGTGGTGGTCGGAGTAGCAATGTCGAAAGCTGGGATTTTCATGATCCTTATATGGCAAGAAGATGGGCCAAACACTTGCATGGTTATAGACTTTGAAATATTTGCTGCTTTCTTTTTTGGTTTGTAATACCAATTTGCATTCATGTGATGTGAGGCTATTAGTGTATTTAATGTTTCTTGGCCATCTTCATCAATTTTTAGTTAGGCATGTAATCATATTATAGAATTGAGGGGAAAAAATACAGAAGAttgtttctttgtttgatcACTAAGGgggaaaaaatcaaagaattatTTGCTTTTGAGAAGAAGTTTAGCTAATTATTAACTAGCCTGATCTAACTTAAGGGAACAGTTATTAAAAGGAATGATGATTAGGTGCTTTTTAGgtgaataaagaaaataaaataaaataaaataaaaatttaggcAGTTCTAAATTAAAATTGGTTATATTTGTGCCTTCTTATGTTTTTTAAGGTTATACTTTTTTCTATATAGACTAATTTGTTGTAAATTTGAGTTCAATGTAAGAGATTGTTGTCGGCCAATTGTTAATGCACATATAAGgtggaatttgaatttttgacacttatttaaacaattgaataaattaattatttgaccAATATAAATTAGTTTCTTAAGACTATTTTTTGTTCTTgtcatttttaatttcattgctTCTTAATTTAGAATATGATTTGAGGTCTTACAAAATTATTGAAATGGGCAAATTTCATTTactattttcgaatttttttgagGTTAATAGTCAAATTCATCCCTCCAAGATCacttatttttcaaattggtactcaaataatttttttagtcacGTTAATCCTTGAAAAGTAAAACGAAGTCAAATTAATCCTTCTACTAGTTAGATAATGACGTGTCACATTAAGTACCACGTGACAAAATGACATGATAAATTAATATCACATGTCACTAGATAATTAGTTCATATGTCAAATTAGCGACACTGGCATGTTACCTGTCATTTGACATGTAATAAATttacttattattaaaatagtCCCTGAAAATACATACGTAAACCATTTTtattcctaaaattttaaaacttgatCAAATTACTCCTTATATAAAtgtttcatattttttcttcataatattaaaggtaaaatatctttttatcctTGAAGTTTGCTAAAGATTTCAAAAATactcttatattttattttattttaattttgttctagAAGTTTTCGAATtgcattaaatttatttttaatgactaatttttcaaaaaaaatatgaccaattcaaaaataatttcacaGGAACAACTTTTAATATAAGCAAATCAAACATATTtatcatgcattattgttagattagttctaaattttttgaaaatttagttgTCAATGGTATATTTAATGCAAATTGAAAACTttaggataaaattgaaaaataaatttagagatatttttaaaatttttgacaaactttagggacaaaaatatactttatcctaacattaaattttaaatatttttttatgctattaattttaatattattttttagatcttaataaacaaaattctctttacataaaagaataaatatacttagattattataaaattattttgtcatttatattttaaaattttatattttcaagttgtaattctttttatagtgagctttttttatttaaatgagtttatcaaattattattggttata from Arachis duranensis cultivar V14167 chromosome 4, aradu.V14167.gnm2.J7QH, whole genome shotgun sequence encodes:
- the LOC107483058 gene encoding probable E3 ubiquitin-protein ligase WAVH2; translation: MGEGRRGASSKLREAARKVAMAAAYACGSFSRRKSMVDPVPIDALSASISNSSFVSTSTKNCSGEITQERDSTITVNINNNDLHSKNLCAICLDPLSYHSKGSSPGQAIFTAQCSHAFHFACISSNVRHGSVTCPICRAHWTQLPRNLNNNLSGSLASSTQSDPILRILDDSIANFRVHRRSLLRTARYDDDDPVELDDTPDSPKLCFNLVPIPPNAPASFHPALQVTKHASCPCHLSLHPLTCGSSSLLQSPPMMCPSSNRACLSVKLTHERATDLVLVASPNGPHLRLLKQAMALVVFSLRHIDRLAIVTYSSAAARVFPLRRMTSYGKRTALQVIDRLFYMGQADPVEGLKKGIKILEDRMHKNPESCILHLSDNPTRPYHAISMELPSTPIHRFHVGFGFGTSSGFVIQEFEEFLAKMLGGIVREIQLRICGAGEEVGSGRVIRIGEIRGGEERRILLDLGDCTHVYVEYSYIEGEIDECVRRTGETVVGVGEHKGEDDVREGGGGSGGRSSNVESWDFHDPYMARRWAKHLHGYRL